CGGGCAACCGGTGCGTCTTCGCGAACATGTAGCTGAACGACTCGAAGTCGCTCACCACCACGTCCGGACGGAAGTCATCCACCAGCTCGAAGTACTGGCGGATGTTCTGCGGCCAGCCCTTCACGGCGCCCGTGAGGTTCTGCAGCACCGTCTGCCACTTCTTCACCGAGTTCCCCTCGTAGGCGAGCGTCAGCCCCCAGATGCCGTGCACGTTTTGAAAGCGCTTGGCCAGGTAGTCCTGGGCCCGGCCGGACACCACGATGTGGACCTCGTGCTCCTTCGTGAGCTCCTCGAGGAGGACGCGGGAGCGCGTCGCATGGCCCATGCCTTCGCCGACGACACCGTAGAGGATTCGCATGCCCGGCAGCATACGCGGCCGACACACGCCCCGTTGAGCCCGCCCCACGCTCACGGCTATAGCTGCCCGCATGCCCTCCTCCCCGGAGCCCTCCCCTCCCCCGCGGCCGTCCCTGGGACGCTCCGCCGCGACGGGCCTGTTCGGCGGCCTGCTTTTGGGCGGCCTGGGTCTGCTCGCCGTGGGCCTGAGCAACCTCTTCGTCGCCCCAGGCTGCGAGGGCCTCACCGGGCCGGAGTGCAAGCTGGTGGAGGACGCCACCCGGGAGGTGGGGCGGACCCAAGCCCTGGGCGGGGGAGCACTGACGGCGCTCGGCGCCTCCCTCTTCGCCCTCTTCCGGCCCCGCCCGCCACCCGCGGGCCCGGAGGACGCCTGAGCCCTGGCCGCAATCCCCCCATCGCCCGATGGATGGCCAACCGGACACCAGCCGGGTTAGGTAGTGTGCCCGCGAAGTAAAGTCGTTCTAATTAACTTCTGGCCTAATCATTGGGTTTGGGGGTAGGAGACGACCTTATGCAGCTCGAATCCCTGAAGATGTTTTGCGACGTGGTCGAGACCGGTTCGTTCTCCCGCGCCGCGCAGCTCAATCACGTCACCCAGTCCGCCGTGAGCCAGCAGATTCGCGCGCTGGAGAATCGGTACGAGCAGAAGCTCTTGTCGCGCAGCGCGCGGCAGGTGACGCCGACGCCGGCCGGGGAGCGGCTGTTCCGGGGGTGCAAGGAAATCCTCGCCCGCTTCTCCGAGGTGGAGCAGGAGATTCGCGAGCAGGCCACCGAGGTGGCGGGCACCACCACGGTCTCCACCATCTACTCGGTGGGTCTGCACGAGCTGAACACGGTGCAGAAGCAGCTCCTCAAGTCGCACCCCAAGGTGAACATGCGCCTGAACTACCGGCGCAATGACCAGGTGTACGACGACGTGATTCTGGGCGCGGCGGAGATTGGCATCGTCGCCTATCCGCAGCCCCGCGCGGGCGTGGACATCCTCTCCTTCCGCGACGACAAGCTGGCGGTCGTGTGTGCCCCGGGGCACTCCTTCGCCACGAAACAGAAGGTCAGCCTCACCGCGCTGTCGGGCGTGCCCTTCATCGCGTTCGACCGCGAGGCGCCCACGCGCAAGGCGCTGGACCGGCTCTTCCGCGAGAAGAACATCGACATCAACCCGGTGATGGAGATGGACAACGTGGAGACCATCAAGCGGGCGGTGGAGATGGGCCTGGGCGTGGCCATCCTCCCCATCTCCACGGCGCAGGGTGAAATCAAGGGCGGCACGCTGGTGGCCAAGCCCTTCGCGGAGGGGCCGGTGTCGCGCCCCATTGGCCTGCTCATCCGCAAGGGCAAGTACCTGGACCGCGCCTCCGCGGCGGTGTTGGAGGCGTTCAAGGCCGCCGCCAACCTGCCGCACGCCGACGAGGCCTGAGCCCCGTCAGTAGAGCTTCCGGAGGCGCGCGGCGAAGAACCCGTCGAAGCCCTCCGGACCCGGCAGCGTGCGCAGGTATGCCTGCGTCAGCGGCAGCTTGAGGCCCGGCAGCACGGGCGGCTCGGCCGTCCACTCCGGGTGGCTGCGCAGGAACATCTCCACCTGGTCCTGCCCCTCCAGCGGGTCCATGGTGCACACCGCGTACACGAGCAGGCCCCCGGCCGGAACCGCCTCCTGGCAATTCTCCAGGATGCGCCGCTGAAGCGTGGCCAGCCGGGCGATGTCCTCCTCCTTGCGGCGGTAGCGCAGCTCCGGGTGGCGGCGCAGCGTGCCCAGCCCCGAGCACGGCGCGTCCACCACGAAGGCGTGGAACTCGCCCCAGGCCTCCGGGAAGGGCTCCGCGGCGTCGTGCGCGAAGGCCTTCAGGCGTGACTCCAGCCCCAGCCGGCGGGCCTCCGCCTCAATCTTCCGCAGCTTGTGCGCGTGGAGGTCCACCGCGACGACGTCGTGCGACTGCGCCTGGTGACAGGCCTTGCCGCCCGGCGCCGCGCAGGCGTCCAGCACGCGCGCGGACTCCGGAATCGCGCCGTAGACGCCCACGAGCTGCGCGGCCTCGTCCTGCACCTGCCACAAGCCCTCCGCGTAGCCGTACACGTCCTCCACCCGGCCCACGGACGGCAGGGTGATGCCCACCGGCGACACGGTGGTCGCCGTCGCCTCCACGCCCACTTCCTGGAACTGGGCGAGCAGCGCGTCCCGCGTCACCTTCGCGGTGTTGGCGCGCACCACCACGGCGGGCGACTGGTTGTCGGCCACCAGCATGGCCTCGGCGCGCTCGCGGCCGAACTGGCGCAGCCAGCGCTCCACCAGCCACTGGGGATGGCTCTCCCGCACCGACAGGTGGTGCGCCAGGTTGGACACGGGCGGCAGCGGCGGCCCGGGCAGCTCCGCCAGCTTGCGCAGGATGGCGTTGGCGAAGCCCGCGGCGCGGGCCAGCCCCACCTCCTTGAGCGCCTGCACCGTCTCCGCCACCGCGGCGCGCGCGGGCACGCGGGTGTGGAAGATTTGGTAGGCGCCAATGCGGAGCGCCGCCAGCACCTTGTCCTCCAGCGCGTCCAGCTTCCGGTCGGCGAAGCGGGCAATGGCGTAGTCCAGCGCGAGCTGCCGCCGGGTGGCGCCGTAGGTCAGCTCGGTGACGAGCGCGGCGTCGCGAGGGTCCTTCGGGGGCGACTCGGACAACTGCGTGTCCAGGACGACGTTGAGGTAGGCGTCCGTCGCGCGGACCCGCGCGAGGATTTGAATGGCGAGAGCGCGGGCGTTCATCCTTCGTCGAGCCGGGTCAAGAGGTCCACGAGCTGCTCATCCGAGAGCCGCGTCGCGGGCAGGTTGGAGAGGGTGAGGCTCTGGAGGCTTTCCTCCAGCAAGTCACGGTGGCCGTTCTCCGCGGGCGCGCCGCGCTGCACCGCCTGGTACTGGGAGCGGGCCCAGGCGGCCAGCTCGGCGGCGGAGAGCCGCCCCGAAAGCCGGTCTGAAATCTTCTGGCGCACCAGGGCGCGCGTGAGCAGGTCCGCCGCGGGGGTGAGCCCCTTCACCCCACCCCGCCCCAGCGTCTTCGCCTGACGGGCCGCGCGCAGGTCCTCCACCGGCGCCAGCTTGCGGCCCAGCGTCTTCGTGGGCCCCGCCGTCTTCACCGCGCGCGCCAGCGACCGGGCCGTGTCCGTGGAGCCGTCCTTGCGCGGCGGGCGCTTCAGCACGGTGATGGGCGTCACCTTCGCGCCCTTGGTGGCGCCGCCCTTCTTGCGCGCCAGCGGCTTCTTCGGCTCGGGCATCGTCGCCGAGAAGACGCCGCTGCCAAACGTCTCCAGCGCCTGGAGGTAGGGCTCGAAGCCCGGGCCGCCATGAATCTGGAGCACGCAGGCCTCGCCCACCACGGACTCCCGCGCGGGGGGCTTGAGCAGCACCTCGATGGCGGGCACCCCCGCGGCATCCAGGCCGTCCTTGAGCGAATAGGAGCCGAACAGGCCGGCCGGGTTGATGATGATGCCGTCCAGCTCCTCCAGCTCGCTGCCGAGCGTGTCGAGCAGGTCGCCCTCGTGGTTGGACTGGACCACCGTCAGCTCCACGCCCAGCGCCTCGGCGCGCGCGTGCATCGCGGCGTCCAGGTCCTCCAGCCGCCCGCCGGACGCGCTGTCCCGCACGCCCAGCAGGTTGAGGTTGGGTCCGTGCAACACCAGCAATTTCATGCCCATCACCCGTTCTCCCGTCAGGCCCCGGCGAAGGGCTGGCTGCCCGGCGCCAGCTTGTTCCCCAGCAGGAAGTCGGCGGCGCGCATCACCCGCTTTCCTTCCGGCTGGAGCTCCAGCAGCACCAGCGAACCCTCGCCGCATGCCACCTCGATGCCGTCCGGCCCGGACGCCAGCACCGTGCCGGGAGTGCCACTACCACCACTGGCCAGCGCGCGGTGCACCTTCAGCAGCTTTCCGCCCAGCGTGGTGAAGGCCCCGGGCCACGGCGTGAAGGCCCGCAGGCGTCGCTCCAGCTCCACCGCGGGCTTCGTGAAGTCCAACCGCCCCTGGTCCTTCTCGATGATGGGGGCCAGCACCATGCCCTCGGAAGGCTGCGGCACGGGCTTCAGCTCGCCGCTCAAGTAGGCGGGCAGGAACTCGCGCAGCACCTCGCCGCCCAGGGCGGCGAGCTTCGGGTACAGCGTGGCGCTCGTGTCATCCGCGGCGATGGGCAGGCGCTTCATCGCCAGCACCGGGCCGGTGTCCAGCCCTTCGTCCATCACCATCAGCGACACGCCCGTCTCCGTGTCGCCATGGGCAATGGCCCACTGGATGGGCGCCGCGCCCCGGAAGCGCGGCAGCAGCGAGCCGTGCACGTTGACGCAGCCCTTCGTGGGCAGGTCCAGCAAGTCCTTGGGGAGGATGCGGCCATAGGCCGTCACCACGCAGATGTCGGGCGCGTACTGGCGCAGCTCCTCGGAGAACGGCGGCGTGCGCAGCTTCGTGGGCTGGAGCACGGGCACGCCGCGCGACAGGGCCAGCTCCTTCACGGGCGGCGCC
This genomic window from Myxococcus hansupus contains:
- a CDS encoding LysR family transcriptional regulator — encoded protein: MQLESLKMFCDVVETGSFSRAAQLNHVTQSAVSQQIRALENRYEQKLLSRSARQVTPTPAGERLFRGCKEILARFSEVEQEIREQATEVAGTTTVSTIYSVGLHELNTVQKQLLKSHPKVNMRLNYRRNDQVYDDVILGAAEIGIVAYPQPRAGVDILSFRDDKLAVVCAPGHSFATKQKVSLTALSGVPFIAFDREAPTRKALDRLFREKNIDINPVMEMDNVETIKRAVEMGLGVAILPISTAQGEIKGGTLVAKPFAEGPVSRPIGLLIRKGKYLDRASAAVLEAFKAAANLPHADEA
- the rsmB gene encoding 16S rRNA (cytosine(967)-C(5))-methyltransferase RsmB, with translation MNARALAIQILARVRATDAYLNVVLDTQLSESPPKDPRDAALVTELTYGATRRQLALDYAIARFADRKLDALEDKVLAALRIGAYQIFHTRVPARAAVAETVQALKEVGLARAAGFANAILRKLAELPGPPLPPVSNLAHHLSVRESHPQWLVERWLRQFGRERAEAMLVADNQSPAVVVRANTAKVTRDALLAQFQEVGVEATATTVSPVGITLPSVGRVEDVYGYAEGLWQVQDEAAQLVGVYGAIPESARVLDACAAPGGKACHQAQSHDVVAVDLHAHKLRKIEAEARRLGLESRLKAFAHDAAEPFPEAWGEFHAFVVDAPCSGLGTLRRHPELRYRRKEEDIARLATLQRRILENCQEAVPAGGLLVYAVCTMDPLEGQDQVEMFLRSHPEWTAEPPVLPGLKLPLTQAYLRTLPGPEGFDGFFAARLRKLY
- a CDS encoding type II 3-dehydroquinate dehydratase, whose amino-acid sequence is MKLLVLHGPNLNLLGVRDSASGGRLEDLDAAMHARAEALGVELTVVQSNHEGDLLDTLGSELEELDGIIINPAGLFGSYSLKDGLDAAGVPAIEVLLKPPARESVVGEACVLQIHGGPGFEPYLQALETFGSGVFSATMPEPKKPLARKKGGATKGAKVTPITVLKRPPRKDGSTDTARSLARAVKTAGPTKTLGRKLAPVEDLRAARQAKTLGRGGVKGLTPAADLLTRALVRQKISDRLSGRLSAAELAAWARSQYQAVQRGAPAENGHRDLLEESLQSLTLSNLPATRLSDEQLVDLLTRLDEG
- the fmt gene encoding methionyl-tRNA formyltransferase is translated as MSRPRIVFMGTPEFAVASLAACFELGDVVAVVTQPDKPKGRGNTVTAPPVKELALSRGVPVLQPTKLRTPPFSEELRQYAPDICVVTAYGRILPKDLLDLPTKGCVNVHGSLLPRFRGAAPIQWAIAHGDTETGVSLMVMDEGLDTGPVLAMKRLPIAADDTSATLYPKLAALGGEVLREFLPAYLSGELKPVPQPSEGMVLAPIIEKDQGRLDFTKPAVELERRLRAFTPWPGAFTTLGGKLLKVHRALASGGSGTPGTVLASGPDGIEVACGEGSLVLLELQPEGKRVMRAADFLLGNKLAPGSQPFAGA